Proteins found in one Miscanthus floridulus cultivar M001 chromosome 4, ASM1932011v1, whole genome shotgun sequence genomic segment:
- the LOC136552163 gene encoding protein ROOT PRIMORDIUM DEFECTIVE 1-like, whose translation MLRRIAALRPPPRAAAPVGAIAAPYSSKSTSIPQKQQRVRDHAFDGIMEVQKRVRRFHALHSLLLYAAAPTAPSRAGGSGAVSVPFTRLGALARRQLRLAPLDAGRFLLRHAHAFHLFLHPVHRMLHIRLTPRAAAALGAEADAVAAALPGASVLRLRKLLLLAPPHRRLRLEHIHLLRRDLGLPDDFAESVIQSNPSLFRLTPDGFVEFLPSPTDPPDLTVAAVERARERHYREHRAPGSAEEDARFAFPIRFPPGFKIGKYFRIAVWKWQRLPYASPYADVTGHDLRSLEAQRRMEKRAVAAVHELLSLTVEKRTTLERLALFRDALGVPKKIKEFLLKYQGIFYISTRGNQGKLHTVFLREAYYKGELVEPNAIHAARRKLEELLMITPQKANLDRMFTSMGRGWDELGGSRRGGCELRDEFLGDGGGCKKNADADGAESGDDSGVESLYIE comes from the coding sequence ATGCTCCGCCGCATAGCCGCcctccggccgccgccgcgggcggCCGCGCCGGTGGGGGCGATTGCGGCGCCCTATTCCTCCAAGTCCACGTCCATCCCTCAGAAGCAGCAGCGCGTCCGAGACCATGCCTTCGACGGCATCATGGAGGTCCAGAAGCGCGTCCGCCGCTTCCACGCCCTCCACTCTCTCCTCCTCTACGCCGCCGCCCCCACCGCACCGTCCCGCGCCGGCGGAAGCGGCGCCGTGTCCGTCCCCTTCACCCGCCTCGGCGCCCTCGCGCgccgccagctccgcctcgcgccCCTCGACGCTGGCCGCTTCCTCCTGCGCCACGCGCACGCCTTCCATCTCTTCCTCCACCCCGTCCACCGCATGCTCCACATCCGCCTCACCCCACGCGCCGCAGCGGCGCTCGGCGCTGAGGCcgacgccgtcgccgccgcgctcccCGGCGCCTCCGTCCTACGCCtccgcaagctcctcctccttgcGCCCCCGcaccgccgtctccgcctcgaGCACATCCATCTCCTCCGCCGCGACCTCGGCCTCCCAGACGATTTCGCCGAATCTGTCATCCAGTCCAACCCCTCGCTCTTCCGCCTCACCCCTGACGGCTTCGTCGAATTCCTGCCGTCCCCCACCGACCCGCCCGACCTCACCGTCGCTGCCGTAGAGCGCGCTCGGGAGCGCCACTACCGCGAGCACCGCGCCCCCGGCTCCGCCGAGGAGGACGCGCGTTTCGCGTTCCCCATTCGTTTCCCGCCAGGGTTTAAGATCGGTAAGTACTTCCGGATCGCTGTCTGGAAATGGCAGCGCCTCCCCTACGCTTCACCCTATGCAGACGTCACGGGGCATGATCTGCGCTCGCTTGAGGCACAACGCCGCATGGAGAAGCGCGCGGTCGCTGCTGTCCATGAGCTTCTCTCGCTCACAGTTGAGAAGCGCACCACATTGGAGCGCCTTGCACTGTTCCGCGATGCACTCGGTGTGCCCAAGAAGATCAAGGAGTTCTTGCTGAAGTACCAGGGCATATTTTACATATCCACGAGGGGGAATCAGGGGAAGCTGCATACAGTGTTCCTCAGGGAGGCATATTACAAAGGGGAACTTGTTGAGCCGAATGCAATACATGCTGCAAGACGGAAGCTGGAGGAGCTGCTCATGATCACCCCGCAGAAGGCAAATTTGGACAGAATGTTCACCAGCATGGGCCGTGGGTGGGATGAACTTGGTGGCAGCCGCCGAGGTGGATGTGAACTGAGGGATGAGTTTCTTGGCGATGGAGGTGGCTGTAAAAAGAACGCTGACGCTGATGGTGCTGAGAGTGGAGACGACTCGGGTGTTGAATCACTGTACATCGAGTGA